From a single Miscanthus floridulus cultivar M001 chromosome 8, ASM1932011v1, whole genome shotgun sequence genomic region:
- the LOC136474106 gene encoding protein PXR1-like: MEGEVATHHEPAKGKDKDHTEEAKPVKDKKENKPKKEKKEKSEDKEKEKVREITDAAKLRTKLEKLDAKIDDLKAKKQEIVARLLELEGTSPA, encoded by the exons ATGGAAGGAGAAGTTGCAACTCACCACGAGCCAGCAAAGGGGAAGGACAAG GATCACACTGAAGAGGCGAAACCTGTGAAAGACAAGAAGGAAAATAAgccaaagaaggaaaagaaagagaagagcgAGGACAAAGAAAAGGAGAAAGTTAGGGAGATCACCGACGCTGCCAAGCTGAGGACCAAACTAGAGAAGTTGGATGCAAAGATTGATGACCTAAAGGCCAAGAAGCAAGAGATTGTGGCTCGACTTTTGGAGCTTGAGGGGACATCACCAGCCTAG
- the LOC136473418 gene encoding protein PXR1-like encodes MEGEVATHHEPAKGKDKDHTEEAKPVKDKKENKPKKEKKEKSEDKEKEKVREITDAAKLRTKLEKLDAKIDDLKAKKQEIVARLLELEGTSPASGETAAQLVTSG; translated from the exons ATGGAAGGAGAAGTTGCAACTCACCACGAGCCAGCAAAGGGGAAGGACAAG GATCACACTGAAGAGGCGAAACCTGTGAAAGACAAGAAGGAAAATAAgccaaagaaggaaaagaaagagaagagcgAGGACAAAGAAAAGGAGAAAGTTAGGGAGATCACCGACGCTGCCAAGCTGAGGACCAAACTAGAGAAGTTGGATGCAAAGATTGATGACCTAAAGGCCAAGAAGCAAGAGATTGTGGCTCGACTTTTGGAGCTTGAGGGGACATCACCAGCTAGTGGTGAAACAGCTGCACAACTGGTGACTAGCGGGTGA